The following proteins are encoded in a genomic region of Burkholderia cepacia:
- a CDS encoding bifunctional sugar phosphate isomerase/epimerase/4-hydroxyphenylpyruvate dioxygenase family protein: MQRSIATVSLSGTLAEKLAAIQAAGFDGVEIFENDLVYFDGSPADVRRMAADLGLDIVLFQPFRDFEGVSAAQLARNLDRIKRKFDVMHALGTDRILVCSNVSADTIADDGLLVDQLGALAEAARQAGVVAAYEALAWGRVVKRYGHAWKLVNAVNSPHLGLALDSFHTLSLDDSPDAIADIPGDRIAFVQIADAPKLAMDVLEWSRHYRSFPGQGDFDLARFTARVIESGYTGPLSLEIFNDGFRAAPTTATAADGHRSLLYLEELTRERLAQDGRAPAAGQPLFAPPAPPAHVGFQFIEFAVDAQAAATVGEWLGRMRFRLAGRHRSKDVTLFQHGAASIVLNAERDSFADAFFQQHGLSLCASAFRVDDAEVAFERAAGFGYAPFSGRVGPSERVLPSVKAPDGSLEYFVDEAPNAPTLYESDFVLTDIDGPSEVGPLTGIDHVCLALPADALDTWILFFKTAFGFEAERSWLVPDPYGLMRSRAVRSADGSVRIALNASVDRHTAVAESLDRYHGTGLNHVAFRTDDIVKTVAAFAADGVPFLRIPPNYYDDLAARYALPDELIDTLSAHHLLYDRDEHGGEFLHAYTELVDNRFSLEIVERRGGYDGYGATNAAVRLAAQAQRKK; this comes from the coding sequence ATGCAGCGCTCGATCGCAACCGTGTCACTGTCCGGCACGCTCGCCGAGAAACTCGCCGCCATCCAGGCCGCGGGCTTCGACGGCGTCGAAATCTTCGAAAACGACCTCGTCTACTTCGACGGATCGCCGGCGGACGTCCGACGCATGGCCGCCGACCTCGGCCTCGACATCGTGCTGTTCCAGCCGTTTCGCGACTTCGAGGGCGTCAGCGCGGCCCAGCTCGCGCGCAACCTCGACCGGATCAAGCGCAAGTTCGACGTGATGCACGCGCTCGGCACCGACCGCATCCTCGTCTGCAGCAATGTGTCGGCCGACACGATCGCGGACGACGGGCTGCTCGTCGACCAGCTCGGCGCACTCGCCGAAGCGGCGCGGCAGGCCGGCGTGGTCGCCGCGTACGAAGCGCTCGCCTGGGGCCGCGTCGTGAAGCGGTACGGCCATGCGTGGAAACTCGTGAATGCCGTGAACAGTCCGCACCTCGGCCTTGCGCTCGACAGCTTCCATACGCTGTCGCTCGACGATTCGCCGGACGCGATCGCCGACATCCCCGGCGACCGGATCGCGTTCGTGCAGATCGCCGACGCGCCGAAGCTCGCGATGGACGTGCTCGAATGGAGCCGCCACTACCGCTCGTTTCCGGGCCAGGGCGATTTCGACCTCGCGCGCTTCACCGCGCGGGTGATCGAGTCGGGCTACACGGGGCCGCTGTCGCTGGAGATCTTCAACGACGGCTTCCGCGCCGCGCCGACCACGGCCACCGCCGCCGACGGCCATCGCTCGCTGCTCTATCTGGAAGAACTGACGCGCGAGCGGCTCGCGCAGGACGGCCGCGCGCCGGCCGCCGGCCAGCCGCTGTTCGCGCCGCCGGCGCCGCCCGCGCACGTCGGGTTCCAGTTCATCGAATTCGCGGTGGACGCGCAGGCGGCGGCAACCGTCGGCGAATGGCTCGGCCGGATGCGCTTCCGGCTCGCCGGCCGGCATCGCTCGAAGGACGTGACGCTGTTCCAGCACGGTGCCGCGTCGATCGTGCTGAACGCAGAGCGCGACTCGTTCGCCGACGCGTTCTTCCAGCAGCACGGGCTGTCGCTGTGTGCATCGGCATTCCGCGTCGACGACGCGGAAGTGGCGTTCGAGCGCGCGGCCGGCTTCGGTTATGCGCCGTTCTCCGGCCGCGTCGGGCCGAGCGAACGCGTGCTGCCGAGCGTAAAGGCGCCGGACGGCAGCCTCGAGTATTTCGTCGACGAAGCGCCGAACGCGCCGACGCTGTACGAATCGGACTTCGTGCTGACCGACATCGACGGCCCGAGCGAAGTCGGTCCGCTGACGGGCATCGACCATGTGTGCCTCGCGCTGCCGGCCGACGCGCTCGACACGTGGATCCTGTTCTTCAAGACGGCATTCGGCTTCGAGGCCGAGCGCAGCTGGCTCGTGCCCGACCCGTACGGGCTGATGCGCAGCCGCGCGGTGCGCAGCGCCGACGGCTCGGTGCGGATCGCGCTGAACGCGTCGGTCGACCGTCATACGGCCGTCGCCGAATCGCTCGACCGGTACCACGGCACGGGGCTGAACCACGTCGCGTTCCGCACGGACGACATCGTGAAGACGGTTGCCGCGTTCGCGGCCGACGGCGTACCGTTCCTGCGCATTCCGCCCAATTACTACGACGATCTTGCCGCGCGTTACGCGCTGCCGGACGAGCTGATCGACACGCTGAGTGCGCACCACCTGCTGTATGACCGCGACGAGCACGGCGGCGAATTCCTGCACGCGTACACGGAACTGGTCGACAACCGCTTCTCGCTCGAAATCGTCGAGCGGCGCGGCGGATACGACGGCTACGGCGCGACGAACGCGGCCGTGCGGCTCGCCGCGCAGGCACAGCGCAAGAAATAA
- the aroQ gene encoding type II 3-dehydroquinate dehydratase encodes MSKHKVLVLNGPNLNLLGTREPHIYGAETLADVEQRCRTAAEALGLEIEFRQSNAEHQLIDWLHAARLDTDGIVINPAAYTHTSVALADALSAIAKPVIEVHISNVHRREAFRHHSYVSAVAEAVICGCGTEGYVFALQRLATLFAQGAAR; translated from the coding sequence ATGAGCAAGCACAAGGTGCTGGTGCTGAACGGCCCGAACCTGAACCTCCTGGGGACGCGCGAGCCCCATATCTACGGCGCGGAAACGCTCGCCGACGTCGAGCAGCGCTGCCGTACGGCGGCCGAAGCGCTCGGGCTGGAAATCGAGTTCCGCCAGTCGAACGCCGAGCATCAGCTGATCGACTGGCTGCATGCCGCGCGCCTCGATACGGACGGCATCGTGATCAACCCGGCTGCCTATACGCATACGTCGGTCGCGCTGGCCGACGCGCTTTCCGCGATCGCGAAGCCCGTGATCGAAGTCCATATCTCGAACGTGCATCGCCGCGAGGCGTTCCGCCACCATTCCTATGTGTCGGCGGTTGCCGAAGCCGTGATCTGCGGCTGCGGCACCGAAGGCTACGTGTTCGCGCTGCAGCGTCTGGCGACGCTGTTTGCGCAGGGAGCCGCACGATGA
- a CDS encoding shikimate dehydrogenase, whose translation MSRPSFLIGLIGQGIGGSLSPAMHEEEGFRQGFGYVYRRIDLDALGLTVDALPQLLDAAQRMGYNGLNITHPCKQRVIEHLDALSDDARALGAVNTVLFKDGKRIGHNTDWSGFAKSFRRGLPDARLDSIVQLGAGGAGAAVAHAALQMGAAELTIFDVDGARAAALAAELQQRFPAARVVPGGDLAAAMRAATGLIHATPTGMAKHPGLPLPAELLHAGMWVADIVYFPLETELIHAARAAGCATLPGGGMAVYQAVDAFEIFTGRTPDAERMFDHFQSLVAR comes from the coding sequence ATGAGCCGCCCGTCGTTTCTGATCGGCCTGATCGGCCAGGGCATCGGCGGTTCGCTGTCGCCCGCGATGCACGAGGAAGAAGGTTTCCGCCAGGGGTTCGGCTACGTGTACCGGCGCATCGATCTCGACGCGCTCGGCCTGACCGTCGACGCACTGCCGCAACTGCTCGATGCCGCCCAGCGGATGGGCTACAACGGGCTGAACATCACGCACCCGTGCAAGCAGCGCGTGATCGAACACCTCGACGCGCTGTCGGACGACGCGCGTGCGCTCGGCGCGGTGAACACCGTGCTGTTCAAGGACGGCAAGCGGATCGGGCACAACACCGACTGGTCGGGTTTTGCGAAATCGTTTCGCCGTGGGTTGCCCGACGCCAGGCTCGACAGCATCGTCCAGCTCGGCGCGGGCGGCGCCGGTGCGGCCGTGGCGCACGCGGCGCTGCAGATGGGCGCGGCCGAACTGACGATTTTCGATGTCGACGGCGCGCGTGCCGCCGCGCTCGCGGCCGAACTGCAGCAGCGCTTCCCCGCCGCGCGGGTCGTGCCGGGCGGCGATCTCGCGGCCGCGATGCGCGCCGCGACGGGCCTGATCCACGCCACGCCGACCGGCATGGCCAAGCATCCGGGTCTGCCGCTGCCGGCCGAGCTGCTCCACGCGGGCATGTGGGTGGCCGACATCGTGTATTTCCCGCTCGAAACCGAACTGATCCACGCCGCGCGCGCGGCCGGCTGCGCCACGCTGCCGGGCGGCGGGATGGCCGTCTACCAGGCCGTCGACGCGTTCGAGATCTTCACCGGACGCACGCCCGACGCCGAGCGGATGTTCGATCACTTTCAGTCGCTCGTCGCGCGCTGA
- a CDS encoding MFS transporter, with translation MQHTTHTSAAPAQAGTVRRTSARYKILALLAIGTMINYLDRTVLGVAAPQLTKELGINAAVMGIMFSAFSWTYVAAQVPGGLFLDRFGSKVTYYWSMTLWSLCTFLQGFVPGIATLLACRLGLGVAEAPCFPTNSRVVATWFPQNERAMATGTYTVGEYIGLAFFSPVLFALMGAFGWRSLFWVVGAVGIVFGLVWWKFYHEPRNHPGANSEELAYIEAGGGLVHGARKDGEKGGKGEQKSFSWAMAGKLLKKRQLAGICLGQFAGNSTLVFFLTWFPTYLATERHMGWLKIGFFAVMPFIAASVGVMFGGIFSDWLLRRGKSANLARKLPIIAGLLLASTIILANYVKSNEAVIAIMSVAFFAQGMAALGWTLVSDIAPDGLLGVTGGIFNFAANLAGIVTPLVVGFIVASTGSFVGALVFIGVIALIGALSYIFVVGDIKRIEL, from the coding sequence ATGCAGCACACCACCCACACGAGCGCCGCGCCGGCGCAGGCCGGCACGGTCCGGCGCACCTCGGCGCGCTACAAGATTCTCGCGCTGCTCGCGATCGGCACGATGATCAACTATCTCGACCGCACCGTGCTGGGGGTGGCTGCGCCGCAGCTCACCAAGGAGCTCGGCATCAACGCGGCCGTGATGGGCATCATGTTCTCCGCGTTTTCGTGGACGTACGTGGCGGCGCAGGTGCCCGGCGGCCTGTTTCTCGACCGCTTCGGCAGCAAGGTTACCTATTACTGGTCGATGACGCTGTGGTCGCTGTGCACGTTCCTGCAGGGTTTCGTGCCGGGCATCGCGACGCTGCTTGCGTGCCGCCTCGGGCTCGGCGTCGCTGAAGCGCCGTGCTTCCCGACCAATAGCCGCGTCGTCGCGACGTGGTTCCCGCAGAACGAACGCGCGATGGCGACGGGCACCTATACCGTCGGCGAATACATCGGTCTTGCGTTCTTCAGCCCGGTGCTGTTCGCGCTGATGGGTGCGTTCGGCTGGCGCTCGCTGTTCTGGGTCGTCGGTGCGGTCGGCATCGTGTTCGGCCTGGTCTGGTGGAAGTTCTATCACGAGCCGCGCAACCATCCGGGCGCGAACTCGGAGGAGCTTGCGTATATCGAGGCGGGCGGCGGTCTCGTGCACGGCGCGCGCAAGGACGGCGAAAAAGGCGGCAAGGGCGAGCAGAAGTCGTTCAGCTGGGCGATGGCCGGCAAACTGCTGAAGAAGCGCCAGCTCGCGGGCATCTGCCTCGGCCAGTTCGCCGGCAATTCGACGCTCGTGTTCTTCCTGACCTGGTTCCCGACCTACCTCGCCACCGAGCGCCACATGGGCTGGCTGAAGATTGGCTTCTTCGCGGTGATGCCGTTCATCGCCGCGTCGGTCGGCGTGATGTTCGGCGGGATCTTCTCCGACTGGCTGCTGCGCCGCGGCAAGTCCGCGAACCTCGCGCGCAAGCTGCCGATCATCGCGGGCCTGCTGCTCGCGTCGACGATCATTCTTGCGAACTACGTGAAGAGCAACGAAGCCGTGATCGCGATCATGTCGGTCGCCTTCTTTGCGCAGGGGATGGCCGCGCTCGGCTGGACGCTCGTGTCGGACATCGCGCCGGACGGCCTGCTCGGCGTGACGGGCGGCATCTTCAACTTCGCGGCGAACCTCGCGGGCATCGTCACGCCGCTGGTCGTCGGTTTCATCGTCGCGTCGACCGGCTCGTTCGTCGGTGCGCTGGTGTTCATCGGCGTGATCGCGCTGATCGGTGCGCTGTCGTACATCTTCGTCGTCGGCGATATCAAGCGGATCGAGCTGTAA
- a CDS encoding 2-aminoethylphosphonate--pyruvate transaminase — translation MSDPILLTPGPLTTSATTRHAMQHDWGSWDAAFNQLTASVCADLVAIAKGGDEYVCVPMQGSGTFSVEAALGTLVPRDGVVLVPDNGAYCARILKILGRLGIDAIALPFGEDAAVDAAAVEAAFAREPRITHVALVHLETSAGILNPLDAIAAACRRHGKRLIVDAMSSFGALPIALADSGIDALVSASGKCLEGVPGMGFAIVRRDALDASEGNSPSLALDLHDQYAYLRKTGQWRFTPPTHVIAALRAALDQYLAEGGQPARGARYVDNCRTLVESMRALGFVPFLDASVQAPVIVTFHAPDHPAYDFRRFYDAVRDAGFILYPGKLTQLETFRVGCIGAIDSGDIRRAVAAIAQAVESLGIAVQRA, via the coding sequence ATGTCCGACCCGATTCTGCTCACGCCCGGCCCGCTCACCACGTCCGCCACAACCCGCCACGCAATGCAACATGACTGGGGCTCGTGGGATGCCGCTTTCAATCAACTGACGGCCAGTGTTTGCGCCGACCTCGTCGCGATCGCGAAAGGTGGCGACGAGTACGTGTGCGTACCGATGCAGGGCAGCGGCACGTTCTCGGTCGAAGCCGCGCTCGGCACGCTGGTGCCGCGCGACGGCGTCGTGCTGGTGCCCGACAACGGCGCGTATTGCGCCCGCATCCTGAAGATCCTCGGCCGGCTCGGCATCGACGCGATCGCGTTGCCGTTCGGCGAGGACGCGGCCGTCGACGCGGCGGCGGTCGAGGCCGCATTCGCGCGCGAGCCGCGCATCACGCACGTCGCACTCGTGCATCTGGAAACGAGCGCCGGGATCCTGAATCCGCTCGATGCGATCGCAGCCGCGTGCCGGCGCCACGGCAAGCGGCTGATCGTCGACGCGATGAGCTCGTTCGGCGCATTGCCGATCGCGCTCGCGGACAGCGGCATCGATGCGCTGGTCTCGGCGAGCGGCAAATGCCTCGAAGGCGTGCCGGGGATGGGGTTCGCGATCGTGCGGCGCGACGCGCTCGACGCGAGCGAAGGCAACTCGCCGTCGCTCGCGCTCGACCTCCACGACCAGTACGCGTACCTGCGCAAGACGGGCCAGTGGCGCTTCACGCCGCCGACGCACGTGATCGCCGCGCTGCGCGCCGCGCTCGACCAGTACCTCGCCGAAGGCGGGCAGCCGGCGCGTGGTGCGCGCTACGTGGACAACTGCCGGACACTGGTCGAATCGATGCGCGCGCTCGGCTTCGTGCCGTTCCTCGACGCGAGCGTGCAGGCGCCGGTGATCGTCACGTTCCATGCGCCCGACCATCCGGCCTACGATTTCCGCCGCTTCTACGACGCGGTGCGCGACGCGGGCTTCATCCTGTATCCGGGCAAGCTCACGCAGCTCGAGACGTTCCGCGTCGGCTGCATCGGCGCGATCGATTCGGGCGATATCCGGCGCGCGGTCGCGGCGATCGCGCAAGCCGTCGAATCGCTCGGCATCGCCGTGCAGCGCGCGTAA
- the phnS gene encoding 2-aminoethylphosphonate ABC transporter substrate-binding protein gives MTLQNSSRAAAGAFRKLALAASVAGLMGAALPAHAASAVVLYTADGLENLYRDVLPAFEKKEGVKVNIVTAGSGEVVNRANIEKNSPKADVIVTLPPFIQQAGQMGLLQPYQSVNYKNVPAIAKAEDGTWATFVNNYFSFAINPDVVKNQPKTFADLLSPAYAGKVAYSNPATAGDGMAVLILTTSLMGEDKAFDYLAKLSQSVKFHTKGTGYLNVLLSRNEISVANGDLQMDLDDAEHGALSVKPIFLAAKDGDQPTTFQLPYGIGLIKSGPNQDAGKKLIDYLMSTDVQSKVPDMYGIPGRTDVPLAGKNGEAVKKAIAGVKLIPVDWTQVMAKKPVWIERWKKDVIGSSGKQLDVVKPK, from the coding sequence ATGACACTGCAGAATTCCTCGCGCGCCGCTGCCGGCGCGTTCCGCAAGCTTGCGCTGGCCGCCAGCGTCGCCGGCCTGATGGGCGCCGCGTTGCCCGCGCATGCGGCGAGCGCGGTCGTGCTGTATACGGCGGACGGTCTCGAGAACCTCTATCGCGATGTGCTGCCGGCCTTCGAGAAGAAGGAAGGCGTCAAGGTCAACATCGTGACGGCAGGTAGCGGCGAGGTCGTGAACCGCGCGAACATCGAGAAGAATTCGCCGAAGGCCGACGTGATCGTCACGCTGCCGCCGTTCATCCAGCAAGCCGGCCAGATGGGCCTGCTGCAGCCGTACCAGAGCGTGAACTACAAGAACGTGCCGGCCATCGCGAAGGCGGAAGACGGCACGTGGGCGACCTTCGTGAACAACTACTTCTCGTTCGCGATCAACCCGGACGTCGTGAAGAACCAGCCGAAGACGTTCGCCGACCTGCTGTCGCCGGCCTACGCCGGCAAGGTCGCGTACTCGAACCCGGCCACGGCCGGCGACGGGATGGCCGTGCTGATCCTGACGACGTCGCTGATGGGCGAGGACAAGGCGTTCGACTACCTCGCGAAGCTGTCGCAGAGCGTGAAGTTCCACACCAAGGGCACGGGCTACCTGAACGTGCTGCTCTCGCGTAACGAAATCAGCGTCGCGAACGGCGACCTGCAGATGGACCTCGACGACGCCGAACACGGCGCGCTGTCCGTCAAGCCGATCTTCCTGGCGGCGAAGGATGGCGACCAGCCGACCACGTTCCAGCTCCCGTACGGCATCGGCCTGATCAAGAGCGGCCCGAACCAGGACGCCGGCAAGAAGCTGATCGACTACCTGATGTCGACGGACGTGCAGTCGAAGGTGCCGGACATGTACGGCATCCCGGGCCGCACGGACGTGCCGCTGGCCGGCAAGAACGGCGAAGCGGTCAAGAAGGCGATCGCGGGCGTGAAGCTGATCCCGGTCGACTGGACCCAGGTGATGGCGAAGAAGCCGGTGTGGATCGAGCGCTGGAAGAAGGACGTGATCGGCAGCTCGGGCAAGCAGCTCGACGTCGTCAAGCCGAAGTGA
- the phnT gene encoding 2-aminoethylphosphonate ABC transport system ATP-binding subunit PhnT, with translation MNPVETTLTHPGAFGAAEPHATLRSGAPGGVQIEHLSVRYGARTVLEDLSLSIGAGEFLTVLGKSGCGKTTLLRFIAGFVKADGLTGTLTVAGRDLTYAPPHKRNLGLLFQNYALFPHLSVFENVAFGLRARGMASSEVTRRVADALKLVQLGDAGHHLPAQLSGGMQQRVALARALVIEPDVLLLDEPLSALDANLRASVRSELKALHERLPNLTVVCVTHDRDDALVLSDRALLMRDGHIAQLGTPQQLYDAPQDGYVARYLGPANLLPPHVIFPLGDPRHDVRGKVACVRPERLTVMPPAAGGLHGTVASVEWQGADLSIAVVIDAAPDEPVRVTMQRGRGAAPERGARVSLQCEADDVVLIEP, from the coding sequence ATGAACCCGGTGGAAACCACCCTGACCCATCCCGGCGCATTCGGCGCCGCCGAACCGCACGCGACGCTGCGGTCCGGCGCGCCGGGCGGCGTGCAGATCGAACACCTGAGCGTGCGCTACGGCGCACGCACGGTGCTGGAAGATCTGTCGCTGTCGATCGGTGCCGGTGAATTTCTGACCGTGCTCGGCAAGAGCGGCTGCGGCAAGACCACGCTGCTGCGCTTCATCGCCGGGTTCGTGAAGGCCGACGGCCTGACCGGCACGCTGACCGTTGCCGGACGTGACCTGACCTATGCGCCGCCGCACAAGCGCAACCTCGGTCTGCTGTTCCAGAATTACGCGCTGTTCCCGCACCTGTCGGTGTTCGAGAACGTCGCATTCGGGCTGCGCGCACGCGGCATGGCGTCGTCGGAAGTGACGCGCCGCGTCGCCGACGCGCTGAAGCTCGTGCAGCTCGGCGATGCGGGCCATCATCTGCCCGCGCAGCTGTCGGGCGGGATGCAGCAGCGCGTCGCGCTGGCGCGCGCGCTCGTGATCGAGCCGGACGTGCTGCTCCTCGACGAGCCGCTGTCGGCGCTCGACGCCAACCTGCGCGCCTCGGTGCGCAGCGAACTGAAGGCGCTGCACGAGCGCCTGCCGAACCTGACCGTCGTCTGCGTGACGCACGACCGCGACGACGCCCTCGTGCTGTCCGACCGCGCGCTGCTGATGCGCGACGGCCACATCGCGCAGCTCGGCACGCCGCAGCAGCTGTACGACGCGCCGCAGGACGGCTACGTCGCACGCTATCTCGGCCCGGCGAACCTGCTGCCGCCGCATGTGATCTTCCCGCTCGGCGATCCGCGCCACGACGTGCGCGGCAAGGTCGCGTGCGTGCGCCCCGAGCGCCTGACCGTGATGCCGCCGGCGGCCGGCGGCCTGCACGGCACGGTGGCGTCCGTCGAATGGCAGGGCGCGGACCTGTCGATCGCGGTCGTGATCGACGCGGCGCCCGACGAACCCGTGCGCGTCACGATGCAACGCGGCCGCGGCGCGGCCCCCGAGCGCGGTGCGCGCGTGTCCCTGCAATGCGAGGCAGACGATGTCGTCCTTATCGAGCCCTGA
- the phnU gene encoding 2-aminoethylphosphonate ABC transporter permease subunit: MSSLSSPEAGLPPHVLASAAAHAAAARRRKRMGDLHLAALAIVVLGPLVVYPLVRLVLLSVSGDHGLSFAAYRTFFGNPDTRSVLMTTLGVLFASAGTASVLGVLLAALLFFRPFPGASLVTRFLELYVAFPSFLVAFTLIFLYGSQGSISIALQHLFHLENPPLDFLFGIGGVILAQTVFYTPFVVRPTLASFATLDLRLIEAARSLGAPGWMLARRVVLPIAWPGIAAGTVLCFLLTLNEFGILLVLGSARLVTLPVAIYSSATVDLDLPTASAGAVVMLALSLALYAVYRRVNRRATGGNDVR, encoded by the coding sequence ATGTCGTCCTTATCGAGCCCTGAAGCCGGCCTGCCGCCGCACGTGCTCGCGTCGGCCGCCGCGCACGCTGCCGCCGCGCGGCGGCGCAAGCGCATGGGCGACCTGCACCTGGCCGCGCTCGCGATCGTCGTGCTCGGCCCGCTCGTCGTCTATCCGCTGGTGCGGCTCGTGCTGCTGAGCGTGTCGGGCGATCACGGGCTGAGTTTCGCCGCGTACCGTACCTTCTTCGGCAACCCCGATACGCGCAGCGTGCTGATGACGACGCTCGGCGTACTGTTCGCGAGCGCCGGCACCGCGTCGGTGCTCGGCGTGCTGCTGGCCGCGCTGCTGTTCTTCAGGCCGTTCCCGGGCGCCTCGCTCGTCACGCGCTTCCTGGAGCTGTACGTCGCGTTCCCGTCGTTCCTCGTCGCGTTCACGCTGATCTTCCTGTACGGCTCGCAAGGGTCGATCAGCATCGCGCTGCAGCACCTGTTCCATCTCGAGAACCCGCCGCTCGATTTCCTGTTCGGCATCGGCGGCGTGATTCTCGCGCAGACCGTGTTCTATACGCCGTTCGTCGTGCGGCCGACGCTCGCGTCGTTCGCGACGCTCGACCTGCGTCTGATCGAAGCCGCGCGCAGCCTCGGCGCGCCCGGCTGGATGCTCGCGCGTCGCGTCGTGCTGCCGATCGCGTGGCCGGGTATCGCCGCCGGCACCGTGCTGTGCTTTCTGCTGACGCTGAACGAGTTCGGGATTCTGCTCGTGCTCGGCAGCGCGCGGCTCGTCACGCTGCCGGTCGCGATCTACAGCAGCGCGACCGTCGATCTCGATTTGCCGACCGCGTCGGCCGGCGCGGTCGTGATGCTGGCGTTGTCGCTGGCACTGTATGCGGTTTATCGCCGGGTGAACCGGCGTGCGACGGGAGGGAACGATGTCCGCTGA
- the phnV gene encoding 2-aminoethylphosphonate ABC transport system, membrane component PhnV, which produces MSAEFRIGQAVPRHQIGWSDALLKHASRAALALAAFACFWLFVLPVVVVALSSVSTQWSGTILPAGYSLRWFERLGSPEYDALLTSLEIGFGVSAIGTILGLWLALALEGRDRRGLGAVVDALVMVPNGVPSVVLGLAVLIAYHQKPLDLSSSAAIVVLVQLALILPFCYRCAAAALRPELTVLREAAASLGAPPAMVLRRVLLPQLVPALRASLALGFALSLGELGATLTVYPPGFATVPIVVIGQVERGYYLPASALSLLMLGASLAALLLIAARVPRGKRAAS; this is translated from the coding sequence ATGTCCGCTGAATTTCGAATCGGGCAAGCCGTGCCGCGCCACCAGATCGGCTGGAGCGACGCGCTGCTCAAGCATGCGTCGCGTGCCGCGCTCGCGCTGGCCGCATTCGCATGCTTCTGGTTGTTCGTGCTGCCGGTCGTCGTCGTCGCGCTGTCGAGCGTGTCGACCCAGTGGTCGGGCACGATCTTGCCGGCCGGCTACAGCCTGCGCTGGTTCGAACGGCTCGGGTCGCCGGAGTACGACGCGCTGCTGACGAGCCTCGAAATCGGCTTCGGCGTATCGGCGATCGGCACGATCCTCGGGCTGTGGCTCGCGCTGGCGCTCGAAGGGCGCGACCGGCGTGGCCTCGGCGCAGTGGTCGACGCGCTCGTGATGGTGCCGAACGGTGTGCCGAGCGTCGTGCTCGGGCTCGCGGTGCTGATCGCGTATCACCAGAAGCCGCTCGACCTGTCGAGCTCGGCGGCGATCGTCGTGCTCGTGCAGCTCGCGCTGATCCTGCCGTTCTGCTATCGCTGCGCGGCCGCCGCGTTGCGTCCGGAACTGACCGTGCTGCGCGAAGCCGCGGCGAGCCTCGGTGCGCCGCCCGCGATGGTGCTGCGCCGCGTGCTGCTGCCGCAGCTCGTGCCGGCGCTGCGCGCGAGCCTCGCACTCGGCTTCGCGTTGTCGCTCGGCGAGCTCGGCGCGACGCTGACGGTGTATCCGCCGGGCTTCGCGACGGTGCCGATCGTCGTGATCGGCCAGGTGGAGCGCGGTTACTACCTTCCGGCATCGGCGCTGTCGCTGCTGATGCTCGGCGCGTCGCTCGCGGCGCTGCTGCTGATCGCTGCGCGCGTGCCGCGCGGCAAGCGGGCGGCATCATGA